The Neomonachus schauinslandi chromosome 11, ASM220157v2, whole genome shotgun sequence genome contains a region encoding:
- the LOC110576673 gene encoding zinc finger protein 133-like — translation MASGLRARRESAFVSFHDVAVDFTWEEWQLLSHAQRMLYRCVMLENYNNLVSLGTPFPKPTLVVLLEQGEEPWKEESEHLPSPCSADAKPEIQLDSSSALDFCSRPVCQHVLHDHCLLICPGLLAGTLCPAYQKQKQQPLPHESFRNDKVKGEDREKGYKSLFERTRGRFTSRAFFSPPDRQLISLREGKTMVKIKLSSAEKANRLETDKVLKWVDFSGFEVVNCGNCGLGFSQKSALFVHQRTHSGGKPYFCSECGRSFSYKSALITHERSHTGEKPYLCTECGQAFSQKSNLVTHKMAHSGERPFACEECGRSFSQKSTLIRHLRTHSGEKPFVCQECGRGFRDKSNLITHQRTHSWEKPYVCRDCGRLFRDKSTLSKHQRIHSGENPHLCTECGRSFSQKSYLIKHKRTHSGEKPFVCWECGRGFSDKSNLTTHQRTHSGENPYMCAECGRGFSVKSALMTHQRTHSGEKPYVCQECGRGFRHKSTLVAHQRTHSGEKPFVCGECGRGFRQKSHLISHQRTHSGEKAYVCTECGQAFSQKANLVRHKMAHSREKPFVCRECGRGFSQKSALIRHQRTHSGEKPFVCRECERGFSDKATLSTHQRTHSREKPYICSKCGEGFRLKSLLIRHQRTHLL, via the coding sequence ATGGCCTCGGGGCTAAGAGCCAGGAGAGAATCGGCCTTTGTGTCATTCCATGATGTAGCTGTGGACTTCACCTGGGAAGAGTGGCAGCTGCTGAGCCACGCTCAGAGGATGCTGTACAGGTGTGTGATGCTGGAAAACTACAACAACTTGGTCTCCCTGGGAACTCCATTTCCCAAGCCAACACTTGTCGTTCTGCTAGAGCAGGGGGAAGAACCCTGGAAAGAGGAGAGTGAACATCTGCCCAGCCCCTGTTCAGCAGATGCAAAGCCAGAAATTCAACTTGATTCCTCCTCCGCTCTGGACTTCTGCAGTCGGCCAGTATGCCAACACGTGCTACATGATCATTGCCTTCTGATCTGCCCGGGCTTGCTAGCAGGCACTCTCTGCCCGGCCtatcagaagcagaagcagcaacCACTTCCTCACGAAAGCTTCCGCAATGACAAAGTGAAAggtgaagacagagaaaagggcTACAAATCATTGTTTGAGAGGACAAGGGGGAGGTTTACCTCCAGAGCTTTCTTCAGCCCACCTGACAGACAGCTAATAAGCTTGAGGGAAGGCAAGACAATGGTGAAAATAAAGCTCAGCTCAGCTGAGAAGGCAAACCGTTTAGAAACAGACAAAGTATTAAAGTGGGTTGATTTCTCAGGATTTGAAGTAGTGAACTGTGGAAATTGCGGGCTAGGCTTTAGCCAGAAATCAGCACTCTTTGTTCATCAGAGGACCCACTCAGGAGGAAAGCCTTATTTTTGCAGTGAGTGCGGTAGAAGCTTCAGCTATAAATCAGCTCTCATCACACACGAGAGATCACATACGGGGGAGAAGCCTTACCTCTGCACAGAGTGTGGGCAAGCCTTTAGCCAGAAGTCAAACCTAGTCACCCACAAGATGGCACACTCTGGGGAGAGGCCTTTCGCATGTGAGGAGTGTGGACGAAGCTTTAGCCAGAAGTCAACCCTCATCAGACACCTGAGGACACACTCGGGGGAGAAGCCCTTTGTGTGCCAGGAGTGTGGGCGGGGCTTTCGGGATAAGTCAAACCTTATCACACACCAAAGGACCCACTCATGGGAAAAGCCTTATGTGTGCAGAGATTGTGGGAGGCTTTTTAGAGACAAATCAACTCTCAGCAAACATCAGAGGATTCATTCAGGGGAGAATCCTCATTTGTGCACTGAATGTGGCCGGAGCTTTAGTCAGAAATCGTACCTCATAAAACACAAGAGGACACACTCAGGAGAGAAGCCTTTTGTGTGTTGGGAGTGTGGACGAGGCTTTAGTGATAAGTCAAATCTTACCACACACCAGAGGACACACTCAGGAGAGAACCCCTATATGTGTGCAGAGTGTGGTCGAGGGTTTAGTGTTAAGTCAGCTCTCATGACACACCAGAGGACACACTCAGGAGAGAAGCCTTACGTGTGCCAAGAATGTGGGCGAGGCTTTAGACATAAGTCAACTCTTGTTGCACATCAGAGGACGCACTCAGGAGAGAAGCCTTTTGTGTGCGGGGAATGTGGGCGAGGCTTTAGACAGAAATCACACCTCATCAGTCATCAGAGGACACACTCCGGGGAGAAGGCTTATGTCTGCACTGAGTGTGGGCAAGCCTTTAGCCAGAAAGCAAATCTAGTCAGGCACAAGATGGCCCACTCAAGGGAGAAGCCCTTTGTGTGCAGGGAGTGTGGGAGAGGCTTCAGCCAGAAGTCAGCTCTCATAAGACACCAGAGGACACATTCTGGGGAGAAGCCTTTTGTATGCAGGGAGTGTGAACGGGGCTTTAGTGATAAGGCAACTCTCAGCACACATCAGAGAACACACTCAAGGGAAAAACCTTATATCTGTAGTAAGTGTGGGGAAGGCTTTAGGCTGAAATCACTCCTTATTAGACACCAGAGGACACATCTGTTATAA